A genome region from bacterium includes the following:
- a CDS encoding phosphotransacetylase family protein, protein MKKIFFTTTKEYSGVSAVVIGCILLLKEKGLRVGYMKPLGYLPIHKDGIWTDIDSSFVFSILNEKENAGLSSPFVLNEEVIEDFLDGKMSFKEGKLEEAYNFLSKDKDVFIFEGGFNIYQGRSFGMSGFEVANKFDLPVVLIERFKKMEVSDRVLLMKEILKERLKGVILNMVFDEDMESAKKEATNLSKNGISVFGIIPWTNVLQSSSIKALKDELGAEVLCAQEYIDKLVQSVMIGAMDAEHALTFFQRKKNLAVITGGDRADIQLAALEAHCVCLILTGGFPPSDIILGLANQKNVPILLVGYDTLTTAQKAEWLIGHSRTHEKEKLSLLTSLIKENVKIDELLA, encoded by the coding sequence ATGAAAAAGATATTTTTTACAACAACAAAGGAGTATTCTGGGGTATCTGCGGTTGTTATTGGGTGTATTCTTCTTTTGAAGGAGAAAGGGTTAAGGGTAGGGTATATGAAACCATTAGGCTATTTGCCTATACATAAGGATGGTATCTGGACAGACATTGATAGCTCTTTTGTCTTTTCTATCCTTAATGAAAAAGAAAATGCTGGTCTTTCCTCTCCATTTGTCCTTAATGAGGAGGTCATAGAGGATTTTCTTGATGGAAAAATGAGCTTCAAAGAAGGTAAATTAGAAGAGGCTTATAATTTCCTTTCAAAGGATAAGGATGTCTTCATATTTGAGGGAGGATTTAATATCTATCAGGGAAGAAGCTTTGGAATGAGTGGGTTTGAGGTGGCTAATAAATTTGACTTACCCGTTGTCCTTATAGAAAGGTTCAAAAAAATGGAGGTATCTGATAGGGTTCTTTTGATGAAGGAGATTCTTAAAGAAAGGCTTAAGGGTGTAATCTTAAATATGGTCTTTGATGAAGATATGGAATCTGCAAAAAAGGAAGCAACAAACCTTTCTAAAAATGGCATTTCTGTCTTTGGCATAATCCCCTGGACAAATGTCCTACAATCTAGCTCAATTAAGGCATTGAAAGATGAGCTTGGTGCAGAGGTTCTTTGTGCACAGGAATATATTGACAAATTAGTCCAATCCGTAATGATTGGAGCAATGGATGCAGAACATGCTTTGACATTCTTCCAGAGAAAGAAAAACCTTGCTGTAATAACAGGTGGGGATAGGGCTGATATTCAGCTTGCCGCATTAGAGGCACATTGTGTTTGTTTAATCCTTACAGGAGGCTTTCCTCCATCTGATATTATTTTAGGCTTGGCAAATCAGAAAAATGTTCCAATTCTTCTGGTTGGATATGATACCTTAACAACAGCCCAAAAGGCAGAATGGCTAATAGGACACTCAAGGACACACGAGAAAGAAAAACTCTCCTTGCTTACTTCCTTAATTAAGGAGAATGTTAAAATAGACGAATTATTAGCTTAA
- a CDS encoding DUF2723 domain-containing protein: MAGLLVFFFSFSLYLLTITPSVDLHDSGEMITAGYSLGISHPPGYPLYCILGKVLMTFIPIGNIALRMNFFSCLSASLTSMFLCFIGMRLYKDKIIAIVPALVFSFSKIFWQQAVISEKYTLNALFLSLLILILLKLRDNSKLRNQNSKLWYLFSFTLGLSFCHHLQTIFIIPSAIFLIFSTLKRKKEKKAQGSRLKAQGSLILLFFFLPLLLYTYLPIRAASNPEANWGSPDTLERFISHITAKEYSHYFTPFEQWLSNFKSSLSFFPSQFTFFILIPAIIGGFIMASKKRNEAIFFSLIIIFDILHSIRYQIHNIEDYYIPTFLILSIFLGEFLVFAKNKVKTMRFFFLLIPLIPFFTNYYYANRDRDFYSYDYGRNILDPLKKNSILLIMGDTFAFPLWYLHFVENVRRDVSLIDKLELRYSWYCEDIKERYKDIAFSFEPSKKEDPALIGTRFVDIVHRNVERRGIYVPLPFANEVAQSHFLLPCGIVHKILPKGLSYQKILDETKKSTFRFKYRKTNVFMEERTRHNYDNYAIAYEGRAGFLAERGLYDEAIFCLKSAIKIDPNKPSSFYNLGILYRDSGKLDKAEEIFKNMIKNFKGADGHYGLGMVYQKKNKLDDAIKEYKEAISLDPKRIFIYHSLGSAYLEKGMFNEAIKAFKDALEIEPQDPNSYYNLGVTYWKAGRIQDAISAYRKVLEISPNYPGVLDSLRILEGR; this comes from the coding sequence ATGGCAGGTTTGCTTGTCTTCTTCTTTTCTTTTTCCCTCTATCTTCTAACAATAACGCCCTCTGTTGATCTTCACGATTCAGGAGAGATGATAACAGCTGGATATAGCCTTGGCATATCACATCCACCCGGATACCCTTTGTATTGCATACTTGGAAAGGTTTTGATGACCTTTATCCCTATTGGAAACATTGCTTTAAGGATGAATTTTTTCTCTTGTCTCTCTGCTAGCCTTACCTCTATGTTCCTTTGTTTTATAGGAATGAGGCTTTACAAAGACAAAATCATAGCAATTGTCCCAGCCCTTGTTTTTTCTTTTTCAAAGATATTCTGGCAGCAGGCTGTAATTTCTGAAAAATATACCCTAAATGCCCTTTTCCTTAGCCTACTTATCCTTATCCTCCTCAAATTGAGAGATAACTCAAAACTTAGAAACCAAAACTCAAAACTATGGTATTTATTTTCATTTACATTAGGCCTCTCTTTTTGCCACCATTTGCAAACAATATTTATCATTCCATCAGCAATATTCCTTATTTTTTCTACATTAAAACGCAAGAAAGAAAAGAAGGCTCAAGGCTCAAGGCTTAAGGCTCAAGGCTCATTGATATTGCTATTCTTCTTCCTTCCCCTTTTGCTTTATACTTACCTTCCAATAAGAGCAGCATCGAATCCAGAGGCAAATTGGGGATCTCCTGATACATTAGAAAGGTTTATCTCACATATTACAGCCAAAGAATATAGCCATTATTTTACACCTTTTGAGCAATGGCTTTCAAATTTTAAATCATCTCTTTCCTTCTTTCCATCACAATTTACCTTTTTTATCCTAATTCCAGCAATAATTGGAGGGTTTATTATGGCATCTAAAAAAAGAAATGAGGCAATATTTTTTTCCCTTATAATTATTTTTGACATCCTTCATTCCATAAGATACCAGATTCATAACATTGAGGATTATTATATCCCAACATTTCTTATCCTTTCTATATTCCTTGGCGAATTTCTTGTCTTTGCAAAAAATAAAGTAAAAACAATGAGATTTTTCTTCCTCCTTATCCCTTTAATCCCTTTCTTTACAAACTATTACTATGCAAATAGAGACAGGGATTTTTATTCCTATGACTATGGAAGGAATATTTTAGACCCCTTAAAAAAAAATTCTATTCTTCTCATTATGGGAGATACATTTGCCTTTCCCTTATGGTATTTACACTTTGTTGAGAATGTAAGAAGGGATGTATCCTTGATTGATAAGCTTGAATTAAGGTATTCGTGGTATTGCGAAGATATAAAAGAAAGATATAAAGATATTGCCTTTTCCTTTGAGCCTTCAAAAAAGGAAGACCCAGCTCTTATAGGGACAAGGTTTGTTGATATTGTCCATAGAAATGTTGAAAGAAGAGGAATCTATGTTCCCCTTCCATTTGCAAATGAGGTAGCACAAAGCCATTTTCTTCTTCCCTGTGGAATTGTTCATAAGATCCTTCCAAAAGGGCTTTCATATCAAAAGATTTTAGATGAGACCAAAAAAAGCACATTTAGATTTAAATATAGAAAAACAAATGTTTTTATGGAGGAGAGGACAAGGCATAACTACGACAATTATGCAATTGCCTATGAGGGAAGGGCAGGATTTCTTGCCGAAAGAGGGCTTTATGATGAGGCGATATTTTGCCTTAAAAGCGCAATAAAGATAGACCCAAATAAACCAAGCTCTTTTTATAACCTTGGGATTCTCTATAGGGATTCAGGAAAATTGGATAAGGCAGAAGAAATATTTAAGAATATGATAAAAAATTTTAAGGGAGCGGATGGACATTATGGATTGGGGATGGTATATCAGAAGAAAAATAAACTTGATGATGCAATTAAAGAATACAAGGAGGCAATTTCACTTGACCCCAAAAGAATATTTATTTATCATAGTTTAGGCTCTGCTTATCTTGAAAAAGGGATGTTTAATGAGGCAATTAAAGCATTTAAGGATGCCTTAGAAATTGAGCCACAGGATCCAAATTCATACTATAATTTAGGGGTTACCTATTGGAAGGCTGGAAGAATACAAGATGCAATTTCTGCCTATAGAAAGGTATTGGAGATTTCTCCAAATTATCCTGGGGTTTTAGATTCTTTAAGGATATTGGAGGGAAGATGA
- the hpt gene encoding hypoxanthine phosphoribosyltransferase → MNVFISKEDIEKKIDELAFKISSEHPDGLIAIGVLKGAWVFMADLIRRLTCPVYIDFIKVSSYKGKETTGEISLSFSPSIPIYKKNVLIIEDIVDTGITLSYLKEYFKSKVPESLKFCCLLDKPERRKREFIPDYIGFTIPDKFVVGYGLDCNEEYRNLPYIAVIE, encoded by the coding sequence ATGAATGTATTTATAAGCAAGGAAGATATTGAGAAGAAAATAGATGAGCTTGCCTTTAAAATCTCATCAGAACATCCAGATGGCTTAATTGCCATTGGTGTTTTAAAAGGGGCTTGGGTATTTATGGCAGACCTTATAAGAAGGTTAACCTGCCCTGTATATATAGATTTTATCAAGGTGTCAAGCTATAAAGGAAAAGAGACAACAGGAGAAATTAGCCTTTCTTTTTCTCCATCCATCCCTATTTATAAAAAAAATGTTCTTATTATTGAAGATATTGTAGATACAGGGATAACATTAAGCTATCTTAAGGAATATTTTAAAAGCAAAGTGCCAGAGAGCCTAAAATTCTGCTGCCTCCTTGATAAGCCAGAGAGAAGAAAGAGGGAATTTATCCCAGATTACATTGGATTTACTATCCCCGATAAATTTGTTGTAGGATATGGCCTTGATTGCAATGAAGAATATAGAAACCTTCCATATATTGCTGTAATTGAGTAA